The Syntrophotalea acetylenivorans genome contains the following window.
CCGCCAGGACTGGCGTTCGGCATATCGGCTGTACATGCGAAACAAATCCCCGGCGAACAGGGCTGCTTCGTCGCCACCGGTTCCGGCGCGAACCTCCAGGATAACGTTCTTTTCATCGTTGGGATCTTTGGGCAACAACAGCAGTTTGAGTTCTTGCTCCAACTCGGTACGCCGCTCTTCCAGTGCCGGCAATTCCTCCCTGGCCATTTCCTTGAGATCAGGGTCGCTATCCTGCAGCAACTCGCGGTGTCCGGCAATCTCATCGCACAACTGCCGATAATTGTCGAAGGTTTCGACTACGGGGGACAATTCGGCATGCTCTTTGGTCAGCCCCCGAAATCGATCTTGATTGGAAGCCACCTGCGGATCAGAGAGCAACCCCTCGACCTCGCGCAAGCGATCAACGACCTCTTCCAGCTTTTCAAACATGGGATCCACGACCAACGACTCCTTACACGTCCCCTGAAAATCTGATCAGAGTTCGGAAAACTCCCGCCGCACTTGATCAATGGCACCACAAGTCATAGCGCCTTCAGGGCAGGGTTTGGTCAGACAAGCGGGGCCCGCTCCGGCAAAGAGCAGAGGTGCGGCAATTCGTGCCAAACGCAACATTTCGATAGCCATAGCGCGGATTTCCCACTGGGCTCGACGGCAACAGCGCAAGTTGAAAAAATGCAGCAATTCTCGCGCGTTCATGGTCAGCACCAGCTTGGTCTGTGCGGCATTGGGCAGCACAAAGCGAGCATCCTCTGCCGGAACACCCGACTCAAGCATCTCACGATACAACTCATGCACCTCATCAAAAAGCCGTTCGTATCGCTCCAACAACTCGGGCCGTTCGGCAATTGTCGGTGGTACTACAGCAGCAAAACGTTCCTTGTGGGAAACATAACGCTGACTTTGCTGTGAAAAGGATGCTAGACGATGGCGGACCAACTGATGGGAGCAAGCACGACTAATCCCCTCGACACCAAAGGAAAAGGAGGCGTGCTCTAAAACAGACAGATGCCCCAGGGAGAGAATTTTTTCCAACAGCCGGGCACGCTCTTGCGGTCCCTGTTCCATCAACTGCTCAACAGAAGATGCTGAATAGCAAAGCCGGGCCGCCGCCGCCACCACCCGTTCGGGCTCGGGAGTATGCTGCAATAGCTGTACGAACATGGCTCCCCTCGGTCAATCAACGGCCCAACAGGCCGGAAGCGCTCCGCAGCAGGCCTCATGCCCGATGCGATAGAAAAAACTCGACAAGCCGCAGCGCACAGGCGCTGCGGCTCAATAAAAAAGAAACGGTCCCGGAGGACCGTCCCGGTACCTACTTCTTCTGGCCGTATTTTTTGCGGAAACGCTCAATTCGACCCGCGGTATCCATCAACTTCTGCTTGCCGGTAAAGAAGGGGTGGCAAGCCGAGCAGACTTCCGTGGTGATTTCGTCTTTTTTTGTAGAGCGAGTCTCAAAGGAAAAGCCACAGTGACATTTAACTGTGACCACATCATAGGCAGGATGGATTCCGTCTTTCATAACTCTTGTTCTCCTTGATGCCCTGGCTTTGTACAGGGCCTGATATTGTCAATAAGGCAAAAAGCGAAGCCTATTTGATACCACCTTAACATAATTTCCGCAAGCACTTTCTCTGCCCGCGAACTATTGATTCATGGAATCGAGGAACTCCTGGTTTCCTTTGCAGGCGGACAGTTTTTCCAGCAGGAATTCCATGCTGTCGACCACATTCATGTTGGACAGCACCTTACGCAGCAACCAGGTGCGCTGCAAAGTGGTCGTATCGAGCAACAGCTCTTCGCGACGAGTGCCCGACTTGTTGATGTCGATAGCCGGGAAAGTCCGCTTATCGACCAGGCGTCGATCAAGTTGCAGCTCCATATTTCCGGTCCCTTTGAACTCTTCGAAGATCACCTCGTCCATCTTGCTGCCGGTGTCGATCAGCGCGGTGGCGATGATGGTCAGACTGCCCCCCTCTTCGATATTGCGCGCCGCGCCGAAAAAACGCTTCGGCTTGTGCAGAGCATTGGAATCGACGCCCCCCGAGAGAATCTTGCCGCTCGGCGGCACCACGGTGTTGTAGGCACGGGCCAAACGGGTGATGGAATCGAGCAGGATGACCACATCCCGCTTGTGCTCTACCAGGCGACGGGCCTTCTCGATAACCATCTCCGCCACCTGGACGTGACGGGTCGCCGGTTCGTCAAAGGTGGAAGAGATGACTTCACCGTTGACCGAACGCTGCATATCGGTTACTTCTTCCGGCCGTTCATCGATAAGCAGGACGATAAGGTAGACTTCCGGATGGTTGGTAGTGATGGAGTTGGCAATATTCTGCAGCAACATGGTCTTGCCGGTACGGGGAGGCGCAACGATCAAGCCTCGCTGGCCCTTACCGATAGGAGCCGCCAGATCCATAACCCGCATGGAAAGGTTGTCCGGTTCGGTCTCCAGAACAATTCGCTCTTCCGGATACAGCGGCGTCAAATTATCAAACAGGGTCTTGTCCCGCGCCACGGCCGGATTCTCGAAATTGACCTCCGCCACTTTGAGCAGCGCAAAGTAACGCTCCCCTTCTTTAGGGGGACGAATCTGTCCAGCCACAGTATCGCCGGTACGCAGATTGAAACGGCGGATCTGCGAAGGAGACACATAAATATCGTCCGGGCCGGGAAGATAATTGGCGTCCGGAGCCCTCAGAAAGCCGAAACCATCAGGCAATATCTCCAGCACGCCCTCACCGTAGATGGCGCCCTTTTTCGCCGCTGTCGCATTGAGGATTGCAAAAATGAGATCCTGCTTGCGCATCCCCGAAGCTCCCTCCAGCTTCAGGTCCTTGCCAATCTGGACCAGGTCGGTGATTTTCTTTTCTTTCAACTCTTTCAGATTCATACATTCTCCTCACCCACAGGGGGTGCAACGAGCGGAATACCGGTTTTATCGCGGCGGCTTACCACGCTGTATTTCCGGCCATCCTTTTTCGGCTACATATACTTTCGGCTTTGACGGTCAATTGGATATCGATAGTGGAATGTCTGGTGCTAGAGGAAGGGGAATGATTCCTTGCCAAGCCCGGCCGCAATCAAGAAGCGAGCCGATATCGGCACTCAGAATACTCCGTTTCTATGTATACAATAATTACTTACGAATAATAGGATAGTCTGGAATATTTTCTTCGAAGGGGCTCGGGACAAGGACAGCCAAGGGCTGGAGGCAGTCCGATACTGCCTCCTATCTACCTCAGTAATAGAGCCCGTGTCAATCGATAATTTTCTTCAGGATTACCACCGGAGCCTCTGATTCGCACTTTCGCCCGCCATCAACGATCAGAACCGTTGTCCTTGAAGGGGTTCAGCAGACCGGGCTTCAACTCTTTTGCCAACTGGTCGAAAAGTTCCTGGTAAGGTTGCGGTAAAGCCGTCTCCTTCAGCCATTTGCGTCCCGACGATTCAAGATTCCGCTCCAACCCCGCCAGGGAAATGAAGCGGGTCGGGATTTCATCGCTCTGATTGTAATAGGCTTCATCAAAAGCGGGATATTGAAGATTCAGAAAAGCTTCGCCCCCCTGATACTCCCAAACGATCTCGCCAGAGGGCAACACCACCGCAGCCGTAGCCAGAATACTGTTGAAGGGAGCCTCCAGATAACTCAAGCGGGTCCTGTCCCAACGTTTTTCATTTCGCACCGCGCCATTAAGAACGACGACCAACAGTGCATCGGTAGTATTTTGCCGAGCCAACTCAGCGACTGTCCGAGCATTGAAACTGTAATGATAATAAGGGCCGCGACTCCCTTCCTGCAAAGACCGACCCTGAACCAGACTACCGAACAAGGCTCCTCCGTCGCCGGACACCGGACGCACATCAAAATAGCCTTTTTTCTTTTTAAGCATATCGACCAAATGCTGATTTTGGCCGACACTGGTGCGCCTTAGCAATTCACCAATTTCCTGAGACCGGGGGTGTTCGACATGTGAGTTAGCATCAACCAGCAAGGGAACGACTCCCAGGGTGCGAACCCGCTGTCGATATTCTTCTTTATCGACTTTGAAACTGCCAGCACCGCAAGCCGTCAAAGAAACTGTCAAAACCATCAAAAACAGAGCCCTGATCATGCGCCATATCTCCTCTTTTGCAACTGGAAAGCATTATACCACAGCCTTTACGATCGGCAGCGACCCCCCAACTATCATTTTAACGGGTCGCGGGCGACCCGGTTGACAGATTAGAACCACGGGGTATAAATTTCTAAAGATTACAACATCCTACAGCAAAATCCTTCAAATGTGTACAAAGGAGGCTCCCGTGCGCTTTTCTTTTTCAGTTCACAGCATTAGTGCCATTTTATTTCTATTGATCTTAAGTTCACCGGCGTCAGCCGAAAGCCTTGAACCCCTTGGTCTGCAGGACGCACAATTATTGCCGAAAAACCATGCGGAATTCCGCATCGGCCTGGCCTACTACGACGGCTTACACAACCAGTTCCAGAAACAAGATCTCGACCGGCGGATCGCCGAACTGCCAAGTTTGACCCTTAACCTCGGACTGGGAGAGCGGGTTGAGGCGCAACTGCTCTACAGCTACCTGCACCTGCGGGAAGACGGCCAGGACGACCGCTGGGGCAGCGGCGACCTGACTGTCGGTCTGAAAGTGCGACTATGGCAGGAGTCGTTGCGTGTTCCGGCCCTGGCCGTACGGCTCGCCACAAAACTGCCCAACGCCGACAATAAAGACGATTTGGGCACCGACGAAGCCGACATTTTCATCGACCTGCTCGCCACCCGGAACTACCCGCTCTTTTCGACTTATTTCAACCTCGGCCTGGCCATTCTCGGCGATCCGCGACCGGGCAGTGACAGCCAGAACGATACCATCCGCTATGCCCTCGGCATTAAAACACCGTTGATGAACAATGGACTGGCCGGCCTGCTGTCGATCGAAGGCATGGAAGATTCCATCAATAACCGCTGCGCCGTGCGCGCCGGCCTGCAATTGCCCGTCGGCAGCTGGGTGTGGGATCTGGGCGGCAGCGTCGGCATCGCCAGCAAGAGCGAGGATTGGGGTGTGCGCACCGGCCTGACTATTCCATTTAACCTTCCCGCTACTTGGTAAACTCAGCCATCGGCCACCTGGGAACCGGTCGGCACCTGCTGCAGAGCAAAATGCTTTACTCCCCAGGCCACAACTTCGGAGGCGGAGGCCCTTTGCAGGTCCTCCGGCACCGCCTGACCAAGAAAACGCAGTGCCCGCCACAAGGCCTGCGCCCGGCCTTCGGCTGTTGCGATAGCCGCCGCGCCATGGCGCTTGCTGATTTTTTCGCCGTCCGAGGCAAGTGCTAGCGGCAGATGAATATATTCCGGAGGCGAATAACCGAGGCAACTCTGCAAAAAGATCTGGCGCGGTGTCGAGGCCAGCAGGTCGGCGCCACGCACCACTTGATTGACACCGGATTCGGCATCATCCACGACCACCGCCAACTGATAGGCAAACAAACCGTCCGCTCGGCGCAAGACAAAATCCCCCACCACGCTTTCCAGCCGCTGTTCCCGAGCACCGAACACTCCGTCAACGAAACAAACCTGCTCCTGCGGTACGCGAATCCGCAAAGAGCGAGGTCGACGACCTTCAGGCAAGCCGGCCCGGCAAACACCCGCATAAACAGGACCCTCCTCGCCAACGTGGGGAGCGCTGGCCAGCACCTCCTTGCGAGAACATCCACAGGCAAAAAGCAAACCACTCTGCTGCAAACGGTCCAAAGCCGCCTGATAACGATCGGTCCGCCGGCTCTGATAAAGCACCGGACCGTCCCACTCCAGCCCACAGGCTTCGAGAGTCTGTAAAATATGGTCCGCAGCACCCGCCACCACCCGCGGCGCATCAAGGTCCTCGATACGCACCAGCCAGGATCCGCCACTCTGACGAGCCAGGCAGTAGCTGCCGATTGCCGCCACCAATGAACCGAAATGAAGAGGCCCACTGGGACTCGGTGCAAAGCGACCAACCACCCGCGGACTGTCCTGCGAACAAACCATACAGCCACCTTCCTTGTGATTTATCGAAATATGTCGCCCTTATGCTCGCCTGTCAAGCCCAGACCACCAAAACACCTCCTCCTCCCCCACAACAATTCACATTCATACCAAGCCTTATCGCGCCTTTTATCCGACCTGTCCTTCTTTGCCATTGACAAAGATTGCCTCGGCAGGTTATTGCTTACCATACAAGTCACCGATTAAAAGCAGGATTATGGAGGATTCGTGGTTATCACAAGGGCGACGGAATATGCCATTCGTGCAGTAATGTTTATGGCGATGCAGCCTTCCGGCACTACCGTACTAAAAAAAGATATCTGCCGGGAACAGGAGATCACCCCGGCTTTTCTCACCAAGATTCTGCAACCGTTGATCAAGAGCGGCATCGTCGGCTCTCACCGAGGCGTGCGGGGCGGATTTTACCTGAGCAAAAGCGCCGACAGCATCACCCTGCTCGACGTGATCAAGGCCGAGGAGGGGGATATCCACCTCAACCTCTGCCTCGAAGAAGCCGGGACCTGCCAACGGGAAGCCTACTGTTCAGTGCAGAAGGTCTGGCAAGAAGCCCGCGCCGGCCTGGTTGAGACCCTGGACAGCTATACCTTTGCCCGTCTAGTTGAAATGGCAGACCAGGGGCAGCCCCTCGACCTGCCTTGATACAGCACCAACCTGCCATACCGGCAAAGCAAAGGCGATTGACTTTCTTCCGGGGCTCCTTTAGAGTTACGAACCAAACAATTTAATATCAAGCAACATCTTTATCGAGAGTGGTGGAGGGGAAGGCCCTGTGAAACCACAGCAACCGATTCGCCGGAGGCGAATGCCAGGTGCTAATTCCTGCCCCGCATGGGGAGAGATGAGGGTGGAGCCGAGATCTGCATAGTATTCATGCAAGACATAAACGGCCCCTTCCTGCATTGCGCAAAGGGGCCGTTTATTTATTTGGAGACCGATAAAGCCTTGGATCAGTCGGTAGGAATCGTCACAACCGAATACGCAACCTTCGATGTCGAGTTGCCCTTGGAAAGCGGCCGCCTGCTCGGGTCGCCCCTGACCCTCGCTTACGAGACCTACGGCTGTCTCAATTCAAGCCGTTCCAACGCCATCTTGGTCACCCATGCCTGGACGGGCGACGCCCACGCCGCCGGCAAACACACCCCGGATGACCGCAAACCGGGCTGGTGGGACGACATGATCGGGCCGGGCAAGGTCCTCGACACCGACCGCTATTTCATTGTCTGCAGCAACGTTATCGGCTCCTGCGGCGGCTCAACGGGGCCGACCAGCATTAACCCCCGCACCAACCGCCCCTACCGGCTGAATTTTCCAGTAATCATGGTGCGCGACATGGTCCGCGCCCAGAAACTGCTCATCGACCATCTGGGCCTCGACTCCTTGCTGACCGTCATCGGCGGCAGCATGGGGGCCATGCAGGCCCTGGAATGGGGTGTCCTCTACCCCGAAACAGTGCGCTCCATCATCCCCATAGCCGGCACCGGGCGCACCTCGCCCATGGCCATCGCTCTCAACGCTTTAGCCCGGCAGGCGATTTTTAACGATCCGCTATGGAAAAAGGGGAATTACAAGCCGGAGCATCCACCAGCCGAGGGATTGGCTTTGGGCCGGGCCGTCGGCCACATCTCGTTTTTGTCCGACGCCTCAATGAACCTCAAGTTCGGCCGGCGTTTTTCAGCCAGGGACGGCATGTTCGACTTTTTCGGCCAATTCGAGGTGGAGCGTTATCTCGAATACAATGGGCGCAACTTTATCGACCGTTTCGACACCAACGCCTTTCTCTACCTGGCCAAGGCTCTCGACCTCTACGATGTGGCCTGGGATTTCGCCAATCGCGAAGAGGCTCTGTCCCGGATCGATTGCCCCTCGCTGTGGTTCGCCTTCAGCTCCGACTGGCTCTATCCGCCCCAGCAAAGCGAAGAGATGGTGACCCTGCTCAAAAAGCTCGACAAACCCGTTGAATATCATCTGATCGATTCCGATTACGGCCACGACTCTTTTCTGATCGAACCGGAAAAGTTCACCCCCCTGATCAGTGCCTTTCTCGATCGGTTAGCGACCTCCTGACCGTCCGGAACCAATCCGCCAAACACTCAATCAACCAGATGATTGTCCAGAATACAATGGCAGGTACTGCGCTGCGACAGCATCGGCGACGGGAGTCTGCAACAGGAAACGCTGTTGCAGACAGGCATGATTGAAACTTATTCGAGACGAGTGTTTTGCTATGCTTTACTCTCCAGATATTCCATTATTGCCGCCGCAGATTTTTTCGACAAGCTCACAGCCTCGGCAACGGTTTTTGCGCCTGTCACCACATCACCTGAAGCAAAAATGCCCTCGCGCGTAGTACGACCCACTTCGTCTGTAATCACCAGTCCGCTTTTGCCGATTTCAATTCCCTTAAGATTGCTTCTGGGGGCCTGACTCACGGCAATAATGACGGAATCGGCATAAATGAACACACCAGAGTCTTCAACTGTACGAAGGCTCTTTCCGTTTTCTTCAGTTTCCACAAACTCGGTTCGCACGCACTGCACGCCGCTGTCGGTAATCTCCACAGGGGCATGGAAGAAAGAGAATGAAACGCCTTCTATACGAGCGTAGTCATATTCATGCTGGGTGGCAGACATGGCATTCAACCCCCGCCGATACAGTATACTCACCTCTGTTGCACCGTTTCGCAGGGCGGTTCGGGCGGCATCCATGGCTACGTTGCCCGCACCAATTACCACAACCTTCCTCCCAAGCTCATAGGCTTCAGGGCTTTTGAGGTAGTTGATAGCGTAGTGCACATGGCCGAGAGTTTCGCCTTTAATGCGCAACGGGCGCGGGTTCCACACCCCGGTGCCGACAAACACGGCGGAATAGGCATCGCTGAGCAGGTCATCGAGAGTAATAATGGGGCCGACAAGCATGTTGGGGCGAAACTTAACGCCCAGTGCCAGTAAGCGTTTCTTCAATTTATCCAGCAAATCCTTGGGCAAACGGAAATCGGGAATGCCGTATCGGAGCACACCCCCAATCTTGTCTTTGGATTCAAAAATCGTCACATCGTAGCCGTTGGCAGCCAGGATAAAGGCAACGGTAAGCCCGGAGGGGCCAGAGCCGATAATAGCTATGCGGCCATCACGGCGAACTGCTGTTTTTCTCGGAATATACTGATCCAGATAGTAGCTGGAGATGTAATGCTCGATGTCACTGATTTGCACGGGGGAGCTTTTGCGGCCAAGCACACAGTGGCCTTCACAAAAGTTCTCGTGTGGACAGATGCTGGAACAGATGACCGACAACGGGTTGTTTTCGAACAGCATTTTGCCGGCTTCTTTCATTTTCCCGTCAAGAAACAGGCGGATCATGTCGCTAACGGCTGTTTGGTTTGGGCACCCTTTTGTACAGAGAGGCTCTTTACACAGCAGGCAGCGCCTTGCTTCTTCGATGATATGCTTACCCATGGTGTCGTACTCTCAAGGTGTGCCGCCAGCGCATAATCTTGCGGGGCAAAAATGTCTCACTTTTTTACATTACAGGGCATCAGAGTGCCTAATGCCCTGCCTTATGCCGCCAGGTACTGGAAGACGGTCAGCACTTCCCGGCTACCGCAACCAGGCTGACTCCTAGTTTTTTCTCCAGACTTTGTATCTTCTGCAGGTTTTCGCTGGACAGTTCCGTCATCGGGGTATCGCTGCAACTGAACGCAAGCAGTGGTGAGTGAATTTCCTGTTCCAGGTTGTTGATTTCCTGAAGGTCTTTTTCGGTTAATTTCGATAAGCTGCAGATCATGGCGTTACCTCCATTCCTTCTGGGTTACAGGGGGAAAACAGGCCTCTTTGAGCAGTATACAACACCGTAAGCATCCGATGCCAGTGAGGGCGGAGGTAACAGACGACCAGCCTTTCTATAGGGGGGGGACATGGTTCCCCCGGAACTAGACACCCCAAAAACACCACAGATACCTTGATTGTGCGGGCACAAAGAATCCGGCAGGGTGCATTCCAACGCAAACCATAGCAACATTCAACATCAGATCGAAATGCCGCAATTCCGAGAGCGACGCCTCAATCGAACAAAAAAGTATCCAGAATATATCGGGAGATACTGCGTAACGGCGGCATCGCCGGCAGATCGTCGAGCGGAAACCAACGGGCATCCTCCAGCTCCCGATAGTCGATCTGCAACTCGCCACCGGCATAATCAGCCACAAATCCGGCCATCAACTGACTGGGAAAAGGCCAGCATTGGCTGCCGACATAACGCAGGTTGGTGATATCAACACCTGTCTCTTCCTTAACTTCCCGGGCCGCTGCTTCTTCCAGACATTCACCGAAATGAACAAACCCCGAGATCAGGCTGTAACGCCCGGCCGGCCAATGGGCCTGACGGGTCAGCAACACTTCCCCCGGTCTCTTCACCAGGGTAATGGCACAGGGGTGAACATTGGGGAAGAATACCCAGCCGCACTTCGGACAGCGCTTGCCCCATTCCCCGGGCAGACGCTGGGCGTTGCCACCGCACTGGGGACAGCAACGACTGCTTCTTTCCCAATGCAGAATCTGCAATGCGGCCCCCCGAGAGACAGAGGCTCGATGGGAATCTGGCCATGCCAGTCCGACAGCTCCACGGCAACCCATTCTTCCGGCAGAGAAACCGCCTCATCCAATTCCAACAAGCGGCAAGGTTGTCCATCCCAAGTTCCGAGATACAAGGGATCACCCCCCTGGCGCACAATGCTACTCGGTAAGTCGCTGGGCAGAACAGGTTGTTTTGTCGGACCCCGCATCCACAGTTCGCCATCACGCAGCAACAGCCACACACCCTCCCCCCCGCCGGGGTCGGCATCGGGAGATTCCAGCCTGAAACGCTGCCGCAGGCATTCGGTATTGAAGGGCAAGTGCAACGGCGACAAATAGGAATCGGGTAACAAGTTCATAAAATTCGACCTTCCCTTTCAATGCAACCAGGACGGAGGACACACGACTCTCTGACAAAAAGGTTCTCGCCCCTCTCGTGTAGCCCCTCGACGATCAGTCCGTTGGATAGATCAAGGTCAACTCGCCAAAAACAGCACGAAAAGTCATTGGCAGGCGGCCGTGATAATCGCCATCGAGTTGAACCGCGGCTTTGGACCCGGCGAATGTGAGTTCTCGCCCCTTAAAACGCCAGACCTCTCTTTCGGTCAGGGGCCTGCCAAAAGCAACCTTGAGCATGCTGTACAAAAATCCGAGGCGCCCCCTGCGACGAAACAGGCAGACCTCCAAGGTATCGTCTTGTAACGACGCTTCCGGGGTAATGGAAAAACGGCCGCCGTAGTAGCGACCGTTACCGATAACGGCGGAACTTCCTTGATAGCGGCGACCCTGTTCATCGACGGCCTCAATGATCCCGGGTACAGAGCGCAGCAAAACCTTAAGAGAACTTACCAGGTAGGCCAACTTACCGACTCGGCGTTTCAACGGTAGACTAACTCCGGCGACCACCTCGGCATCGAAACCGATGCCGGCCATAAGCAAAAACCGGGTATCCCCAGCCAGACCGAGACACACCGGTCGGGGATGGCCACGCAAGGCCACGGCGCAGGCCTGCTCCACGTCGAAAGGAATACCTACCTCAAGAGCGAAGACGTTGGTGGTCCCGAAAGGAATGAACGCCAGCGGAATGGCTGACGGGGCCAATCCGTTGATCACCTCATTGAGAGTACCATCACCGCCGGCAGCTATAATGCGGTCGAAACCGGCCGATTTCGCAGCGATCGCGGCCTGCATGGCATCGTTGCGTTTTTCCGTCAGCACAAGATCAACCGTGGCGCCGGCGGACTGCAGGCAGGCGACCGCACAATCTATTTTATTTCGCGCATCACCACCGGCCACCGGATTGGCAATCAGTTTGATTTTCATTACGTTCCCCCCACTGCCAGCAATGTTTGATCGTTATGATTTCAACAGCAACCCCAGCGTACCAGCCCCATCAATATGCCGGTTCAAAGATAGGTCTGCAAGACATTTTCCCTGCCCCCAAAAGGGTGTCCCACCAATAGCGTTTTACGCCCTCGCCTCTTCATCTTGTGTTGAGTACGAAAGCAAAAACCCGCAAGTGAACAAAAAAAATCGCCTCATTATTTAAATGGGCGACTCAACTTAACGGATTCTTAGTTACTTTGAATGGGAAGGAACGAGGAAACACAAGGCCTGACGGGGGCTACCAGACCAGATGCAACTTGAGACCATAGGTCGGATTCAACAATTCATCGGCGGCTAAAACGATACTCAAAGGACTGGTTGGCAAAGCAACATGCACCCCAGCGAAAGCGTTCGCCTCGGTAAAGGCCCGCTCCCTCAAAAGAGCCGGTTCCAGCTCGGGTGGCACCTCGTTTTCAGTATCCGGAGCATAGCTCCCCGGATTGGCAGGAGCGGCGACCAGAGTCAATTCAACATTCTTTGTTGCAGATGAACGACCGGTATCGCTTGTGGCAGCGAGACTCAATTCGGCCGCGGAGGCGATCCCGGCAGCCATTGCCAAGAGTAGCATTATTTGGATTGTTGTCATAAGCTGTCTCATCGGTCTTTCCTTTCCCGCCGAACAGCGCAAGCTTGCTGATACCGGCTGCATTTCTTCCTGGCAACTGTTATATTCAACAAAGGTGCCAACTCGACAGCATTGAAGGCAAAAACAGCTGCCAGGCCTTTTG
Protein-coding sequences here:
- the thyX gene encoding FAD-dependent thymidylate synthase, whose translation is MFVQLLQHTPEPERVVAAAARLCYSASSVEQLMEQGPQERARLLEKILSLGHLSVLEHASFSFGVEGISRACSHQLVRHRLASFSQQSQRYVSHKERFAAVVPPTIAERPELLERYERLFDEVHELYREMLESGVPAEDARFVLPNAAQTKLVLTMNARELLHFFNLRCCRRAQWEIRAMAIEMLRLARIAAPLLFAGAGPACLTKPCPEGAMTCGAIDQVRREFSEL
- the rpmE gene encoding 50S ribosomal protein L31 — encoded protein: MKDGIHPAYDVVTVKCHCGFSFETRSTKKDEITTEVCSACHPFFTGKQKLMDTAGRIERFRKKYGQKK
- the rho gene encoding transcription termination factor Rho, translated to MNLKELKEKKITDLVQIGKDLKLEGASGMRKQDLIFAILNATAAKKGAIYGEGVLEILPDGFGFLRAPDANYLPGPDDIYVSPSQIRRFNLRTGDTVAGQIRPPKEGERYFALLKVAEVNFENPAVARDKTLFDNLTPLYPEERIVLETEPDNLSMRVMDLAAPIGKGQRGLIVAPPRTGKTMLLQNIANSITTNHPEVYLIVLLIDERPEEVTDMQRSVNGEVISSTFDEPATRHVQVAEMVIEKARRLVEHKRDVVILLDSITRLARAYNTVVPPSGKILSGGVDSNALHKPKRFFGAARNIEEGGSLTIIATALIDTGSKMDEVIFEEFKGTGNMELQLDRRLVDKRTFPAIDINKSGTRREELLLDTTTLQRTWLLRKVLSNMNVVDSMEFLLEKLSACKGNQEFLDSMNQ
- the gluQRS gene encoding tRNA glutamyl-Q(34) synthetase GluQRS codes for the protein MVCSQDSPRVVGRFAPSPSGPLHFGSLVAAIGSYCLARQSGGSWLVRIEDLDAPRVVAGAADHILQTLEACGLEWDGPVLYQSRRTDRYQAALDRLQQSGLLFACGCSRKEVLASAPHVGEEGPVYAGVCRAGLPEGRRPRSLRIRVPQEQVCFVDGVFGAREQRLESVVGDFVLRRADGLFAYQLAVVVDDAESGVNQVVRGADLLASTPRQIFLQSCLGYSPPEYIHLPLALASDGEKISKRHGAAAIATAEGRAQALWRALRFLGQAVPEDLQRASASEVVAWGVKHFALQQVPTGSQVADG
- a CDS encoding RrF2 family transcriptional regulator, translating into MVITRATEYAIRAVMFMAMQPSGTTVLKKDICREQEITPAFLTKILQPLIKSGIVGSHRGVRGGFYLSKSADSITLLDVIKAEEGDIHLNLCLEEAGTCQREAYCSVQKVWQEARAGLVETLDSYTFARLVEMADQGQPLDLP
- the metX gene encoding homoserine O-acetyltransferase MetX, which produces MDQSVGIVTTEYATFDVELPLESGRLLGSPLTLAYETYGCLNSSRSNAILVTHAWTGDAHAAGKHTPDDRKPGWWDDMIGPGKVLDTDRYFIVCSNVIGSCGGSTGPTSINPRTNRPYRLNFPVIMVRDMVRAQKLLIDHLGLDSLLTVIGGSMGAMQALEWGVLYPETVRSIIPIAGTGRTSPMAIALNALARQAIFNDPLWKKGNYKPEHPPAEGLALGRAVGHISFLSDASMNLKFGRRFSARDGMFDFFGQFEVERYLEYNGRNFIDRFDTNAFLYLAKALDLYDVAWDFANREEALSRIDCPSLWFAFSSDWLYPPQQSEEMVTLLKKLDKPVEYHLIDSDYGHDSFLIEPEKFTPLISAFLDRLATS
- a CDS encoding NAD(P)-dependent oxidoreductase, with the protein product MGKHIIEEARRCLLCKEPLCTKGCPNQTAVSDMIRLFLDGKMKEAGKMLFENNPLSVICSSICPHENFCEGHCVLGRKSSPVQISDIEHYISSYYLDQYIPRKTAVRRDGRIAIIGSGPSGLTVAFILAANGYDVTIFESKDKIGGVLRYGIPDFRLPKDLLDKLKKRLLALGVKFRPNMLVGPIITLDDLLSDAYSAVFVGTGVWNPRPLRIKGETLGHVHYAINYLKSPEAYELGRKVVVIGAGNVAMDAARTALRNGATEVSILYRRGLNAMSATQHEYDYARIEGVSFSFFHAPVEITDSGVQCVRTEFVETEENGKSLRTVEDSGVFIYADSVIIAVSQAPRSNLKGIEIGKSGLVITDEVGRTTREGIFASGDVVTGAKTVAEAVSLSKKSAAAIMEYLESKA
- the nudC gene encoding NAD(+) diphosphatase yields the protein MQILHWERSSRCCPQCGGNAQRLPGEWGKRCPKCGWVFFPNVHPCAITLVKRPGEVLLTRQAHWPAGRYSLISGFVHFGECLEEAAAREVKEETGVDITNLRYVGSQCWPFPSQLMAGFVADYAGGELQIDYRELEDARWFPLDDLPAMPPLRSISRYILDTFLFD
- a CDS encoding diacylglycerol/lipid kinase family protein: MKIKLIANPVAGGDARNKIDCAVACLQSAGATVDLVLTEKRNDAMQAAIAAKSAGFDRIIAAGGDGTLNEVINGLAPSAIPLAFIPFGTTNVFALEVGIPFDVEQACAVALRGHPRPVCLGLAGDTRFLLMAGIGFDAEVVAGVSLPLKRRVGKLAYLVSSLKVLLRSVPGIIEAVDEQGRRYQGSSAVIGNGRYYGGRFSITPEASLQDDTLEVCLFRRRGRLGFLYSMLKVAFGRPLTEREVWRFKGRELTFAGSKAAVQLDGDYHGRLPMTFRAVFGELTLIYPTD